A single window of Ammospiza caudacuta isolate bAmmCau1 chromosome 12, bAmmCau1.pri, whole genome shotgun sequence DNA harbors:
- the PCBP4 gene encoding poly(rC)-binding protein 4, translated as MASPDGASGVGGSPEETELSITLTLRMLMHGKEIGSIIGKKGETVKRIREQSTARITISEGSCPERITTITGSTDAVFRAVSMIAFKLEEDLGAGGDGVSAGRAPVTLRLVIPASQCGSLIGKAGAKIREIRESTGAQVQVAGDLLPNSTERAVTVSGVPDTIIQCVRQICAVILESPPKGATIPYHPGLSLGTILLSANQGFSMQGQYSGVSPAEVTKLQQLSGHALPFAPLGHAPTMVPGLDASSQSSSQEFLVPNDLIGCIIGRHGSKISEIRQMSGAHIKIGNQTEGSSERHVTITGTPVSITLAQYLITACLETAKSTSQVSPGPGSMDLGMGFSQPLGPGSGAALPAVAPAPPALLGTPYAISLSNFIGLKPVSFLALSPSSVAGPNGGTTTYTTKISAANGTKKADRQKFSPY; from the exons ATGGCATCGCCGGACGGAGCCAGTGGCGTGGGTGGCAGTCCCGAGgagacagagctcagcatcaCCCTGACCCTCCGCATGCTCATGCACGGCAAG GAGATCGGCAGCATCATTGGCAAG AAAGGAGAGACTGTTAAGAGGATACGAGAGCAG AGCACTGCACGCATCACTATCTCGGAAGGGTCCTGCCCCGAGCGCATCACCACCATCACCGGCTCCACCGACGCCGTCTTCCGCGCTGTCTCCATGATCGCCTTCAAGCTGGAGGAG GACCTGGGAGCAGGGGGCGATGGGGTGTCAGCAGGCAGAGCCCCGGTGACCCTGCGCCTTGTCATCCCCGCCAGCCAGTGCGGCTCCCTCATCGGCAAGGCGGGAGCCAAGATCCGGGAGATCCGAGAG agcacaggggcaCAGGTGCAGGTGGCTGGTGACTTGCTGCCCAACTCCACTGAACGGGCTGTCACGGTCTCGGGGGTGCCGGACACCATCATCCAGTGCGTGAGGCAGATCTGCGCTGTCATCCTGGAG TCGCCTCCGAAGGGGGCCACCATACCCTACCACCCTggtctgtccctgggcaccatcCTGCTCTCTGCCAATCAG GGCTTCTCCATGCAGGGCCAGTACAGCGGGGTCTCTCCTGCAGAG GTGAcgaagctgcagcagctgtcagGGCATGCGCTTCCCTTCGCCCCCCTGGGCCATGCACCCACCATGGTGCCAG GTCTGGAtgccagctcccagagcagctcccaggagttCCTGGTGCCCAATGAC CTCATCGGCTGCATCATCGGCCGGCACGGCAGCAAGATCAGCGAGATCAGGCAGATGTCAGGTGCCCACATCAAGATTGGCAACCAGACCGAGGGCTCCAGTGAGCGGCACGTGACCATCACAGGGACCCCTGTCAGCATCACCCTGGCTCAGTACCTCATCACAGCCTG CTTAGAGACTGCTAAATCTACCTCCCAGGTGTCACCAGGCCCTGGCTCCATGGACCTTGGCATGGGCTTCTCGCAGCCCCTCGGCCCAGGCTCCGGTGCGGCTCTCCCCGCCGTGGCCCCAGCGCCCCCGGCCCTGCTGGGCACCCCCTACGCCATCTCCCTCTCCAACTTCATCGGCCTCAAGCCCGTGTCCTTCCTGGCACTGTCCCCCTCCTCCGTGGCAGGTCCCAATGGTGGCACCACCACCTACACGACCAAGATCTCGGCGGCCAACGGCACCAAGAAAGCTGACCGGCAGAAGTTCTCGCCCTACTGA
- the LOC131563230 gene encoding probable G-protein coupled receptor codes for MPSWTGSNTTDSLELLSIPEHSIGQEVVGLFCMILLTLTALVANIVVLVIILKTPLFRKFIFVCHLCVVNLLSAIFLMPLGIISSSSYFNWVIYSIAECKAVIFLNICFISASILTICIISVERYYYIIHPLRYEVKMTIRLAVAGVVFVWVKSVLITVLALVAWPHGNGATSASRCTVYWSPGAHKKVFVILFSITCFILPTIIILAVYSSIYRVARTASLQQAPVPAQAVAPRHRCDSIASQVTILTAWILMLPRLIPDRLLGSNKAILTLVLIVGQFLCCWLPFFAFHLHSSVPLATVGGGHGEMVVTWIAYSSFAVNPFFYGLLNRQIREELARLRRSCLNHPLGQELCLTISEASVQENFLQFLQRATCTLEMHTSCISPSPRNRLDQTTTSFPTPSQVPGEESS; via the coding sequence ATGCCGAGTTGGACGGGGTCAAACACCACGGACAGCCtagagctgctctccatccccgAGCACTCCATTGGCCAGGAGGTGGTGGGCCTCTTCTGCATGATCCTGCTCACCCTCACCGCCCTGGTGGCCAACATCGTGGTTTTGGTCATCATCCTCAAAACGCCCCTTTTCAGGAAGTTCATCTTTGTCTGCCACCTCTGCGTGGTCAATCTCCTCtcagccattttcctcatgcCCCTGGGGAtcatctccagctcctcctaTTTCAACTGGGTTATCTACAGCATTGCTGAGTGCAAGGCCGTGATATTCCTGAACATCTGCTTCATCAGTGCCTCCATTCTCACCATCTGCATCATCAGCGTGGAGCGGTACTACTACATCATCCACCCCCTGAGGTATGAGGTCAAGATGACCATCAGGCTGGCGGTGGCTGGAGTGGTTTTCGTTTGGGTCAAGTCTGTTCTCATCACTGTCTTGGCACTAGTGGCATGGCCTCATGGCAACGGGGCCACCAGTGCCAGCCGCTGCACGGTGTACTGGAGCCCCGGGGCCCACAAGAAGGTTTTTGTGATCCTCTTCAGCATCACCTGCTTTATTCTGCCCACCATCATTATCCTCGCTGTCTACTCCAGCATCTACCGCGTGGCCCGGACTGCGTCCCTGCAGCAGGCACccgtgccagcacaggcagtggCACCCAGACACCGATGTGACTCCATCGCCAGCCAGGTGACCATCCTCACTGCCTGGATCCTGATGCTGCCCAGGCTGATCCCAGATCGCCTTCTGGGAAGCAACAAGGCCATCCTCACCTTGGTGCTTATTGTGGGACAGTTcttgtgctgctggctgcctttcTTTGCTTTCCACTTGCACTCCTCTGTCCCTCTTGCCACTGTGGGTGGTGGGCACGGGGAGATGGTGGTCACCTGGATTGCCTACTCCTCCTTTGCTGTTAATCCTTTCTTCTACGGGTTGCTGAACCGTCAAATCCGCGAGGAGctggcccggctgcggcgcAGCTGTCTCAACCATCCACTTGGTCAGGAGCTCTGTCTTACCATCTCAGAGGCTTCTGTGCAGGAAAACTTCTTGCAGTTCCTCCAGAGAGCAACTTGCACACTGGAGATGCACACCAGCTGcatcagccccagccccaggaacagGCTGGACCAGACCACAACAAGCTTCCCCACCCCAAGTCAAGTTCCTGGGGAAGAGAGCAGCTGA
- the RBM5 gene encoding RNA-binding protein 5 — MGSDKRVSRTERSGRYGSIVEREDRDERESRSRRRDDYKRSSEERRGDRYDDYRDYDSRDYDNRDYDSRDSRDCRDYDSRDYDSRDSRVCRDYDSRDSRDCRDYDSRDCRDYDSRDSRDYDCRDYDSRDCRDYDSRDSRDYDRDYDSRDYDSPERERERRNSDKSEDGYHSDGDYGEHDYRNDINDEKESKTIMLRGLPITVTESDIRELIESFEGPQPADVRLMKRKTGVSRGFAFVEFYHFQDATSWMEANQKKLVIQGKQIAMHYSNPRPKFEDWLCNKCCLYNFRRRLKCFRCGADKFDSEQEVPPGAAEAVQSVDYYCDTIILRNIAPHTVVESIMTALSPYASLAVNNIRLIKDKQTQQNRGFAFVQLSSAMDASQLLQILQSLQPPLKIDGKTIGVDFAKSARKDLLLPDGNRVSAFSVASTAIAAAQWSSTQPQTGEGSTLDYSYLQSGQEGYSQYAQYSQDYQQYYQNQGGVLDTDTATISGAPVTTTTAAVVSQSPQLYNQQTNSPDSPTQSAPPTTSTQAQAAPPTGVVPGTKYAVPDTSTYQYDESSGYYYDPITGLYYDPNSQYYYNALTQQYLYWDGEKETYMPAAEGVTYQQTATTTTTKEVKEKKEKPKSKTAQQIAKDMERWAKSLNKQKENFKNSFQPLSTREEERKESAAADAGFALFEKKGALSERQQILPEVLKNGDDENPLKRGLVAAYSGDSDNDEDLLERMENEEEKLTDWKKMACLLCRRQFPNKDALIRHQQLSDLHKQNMDIYRRSKLSEQELEALELREREMKYRDRAAERREKYGIPEPPEPKRKKVYDAGTVNYEQPTKDGLDNSNIGNKMLQAMGWREGSGLGRKCQGITAPIEAQVRMRGAGLGAKGSSYGVSTADSYKDAVRKAMFARFTEME; from the exons ATGGGCTCGGACAAGCG GGTGAGCCGGACGGAGCGGAGCGGCCGCTACGGGTCCATCGTGGAGAGGGAGGACCGCGACGAGCGGGAGTCCCGCAGCCGGCGGAGGGATGACTACAAGAGGTCCAGCGAGGAGCGCCGCGGTGACCGCTATGATGACTATCGCGACTACGATAGCAGAGACTACGACAACCGAGACTACGACAGCCGCGATAGCCGAGACTGCCGCGACTACGACAGTCGGGACTACGACAGCCGAGACAGCCGGGTCTGCCGAGACTACGATAGTCGCGACAGCCGCGATTGCCGAGACTACGATAGCCGAGATTGCCGCGACTACGACAGCCGGGACAGCCGAGACTACGATTGCCGGGACTACGATAGTCGGGATTGCCGAGACTACGACAGTCGCGATAGCCGAGACTATGATAGAGACTACGACAGCCGCGATTACGATAGCCCCGAG AGGGAGCGGGAGCGCAGGAACAGCGACAAGTCGGAGGACGGGTACCATTCCGATGGCGACTACGGCGAGCACGACTACCGGAACGATATTAACGATGAGAAAGAAAGCAAGACCATCATGTTGCGTGGGCTCCCCATCACGGTCACGGAGAGCGAT ATTCGTGAGCTTATTGAGTCCTTTGAAGGTCCTCAGCCTGCAGACGTGAGGCTGATGAAGAGAAAGACAG GTGTAAGCCGTGGTTTCGCCTTCGTGGAGTTTTATCACTTTCAAGATGCTACCAGCTGGATGGAAGCCAATCAG AAAAAGCTGGTGATCCAAGGGAAGCAGATTGCAATGCACTACAGCAACCCAAGGCCTAAATTTGAGGATTGGCTCTGCAACAAG TGCTGCCTTTACAACTTCAGGAGGAGGCTCAAATGCTTCCGCTGTGGAGCGGACAAGTTTG ATTCAGAACAGGAGGTAccacctggagcagcagaagccGTTCAGTCTGTGGATTATTACTGTGATA CCATCATTCTTCGAAACATTGCTCCTCACACAGTGGTGGAATCCATCATGACTGCCTTGTCTCCCTATGCCTCTCTGGCAGTCAATAATATTCGTCTCATCAAAGACAAGCAGACTCAGCAGAACAGAGGCTTTGCGTTTGTGCAGCTGTCTTCTGCCATG gatGCTTCTCAACTGCTACAAATTTTACAAAGTCTTCAGCCACCGCTAAAAATTGATGGCAAAACAATTGGTGTTGACTTTGCAAAGAGTGCTAGAAA AGACCTGCTTCTCCCAGACGGTAACAGAGTCAGCGCCTTCTCTGTGGCAAGTACAGCCATTGCTGCAGCCCAGTGGTCATCCACCCAG CCACAGACTGGAGAGGGCAGCACCCTTGACTACAGCTATCTCCAGTCAGGACAGGAGGGATACTCACAGTATGCTCAG TATTCCCAGGATTATCAGCAGTACTACCAAAATCAAGGAGGAGTGTTGGACACAGACACAGCTACCATATCAG GAGCTCCGGTCACTACAACAACAGCTGCAGTCGTGTCCCAGAGTCCTCAGCTGTATAATCAGCAGACAAACTCACCTGACTCTCCG acacAATCAGCACCACCTACCACTAGCACtcaggcacaggcagctcctccgACTGGCGTAGTGCCTGGAACCAAGTACG ctGTCCCTGATACTTCCACCTACCAATATGATGAATCTTCAGGATATTATTATGATCCTATAACAGGGCTCTACTATGATCCTAATTCCCAG TATTACTACAATGCCTTAACCCAGCAGTACCTGTACTGGGATGGCGAAAAGGAGACCTACATGCCTGCAGCAGAAGGTGTCACGTACCAACAGACAGCTACCACAACCACCACCAAAGAagtgaaagagaagaaagagaaaccTAAAAGTAAAACAGCCCAACAG ATTGCTAAAGACATGGAGCGCTGGGCAAAGAGTTTGAACAAGCAGAAAGAGAACTTCAAGAACAGCTTCCAGCCACTGAGTACCAGGGAGGAGGAGCGGAAGGAATCAGCAGCTGCAGATGCAGGCTTTGCCCTCTTTGAGAAAAAG GGAGCTCTGTCTGAGCGACAGCAGATCTTGCCAGAGGTGTTGAAAAATGGAGATGATGAAAATCCACTAAAG CGTGGCCTTGTGGCTGCCTACAGTGGTGACAGCGATAACGATGAGGACTTGCTGGAAAGAATGGAGAATGAGGAGGAGAAGCTGACTGACTGGAAGAAGATGGCTTGTCTGCTGTGTAGAAGGCAGTTCCCAAACAAAGATGCTCTGATTCGTCACCAGCAGTTGTCTGACTTGCACAAG CAAAACATGGATATCTACAGGAGATCAAAGCTTTCCGAGCAGGAACTTGAAGCCTTGGAGCTGCGTGAGAGAGAG ATGAAATACAGAGACAGAGCAGCTGAGAGGCGGGAAAAGTACGGCATCCCGGAGCCGCCAGAGCCCAAGCGCAAGAAGGTCTACGATGCAGGCACAGT CAATTATGAGCAGCCCACCAAAGATGGCCTTGACAACAGTAATATCGGGAACAAGATGCTGCAGGCCATGGGCTGGAGGGAAGGTTCAGGcttgggaaggaagtgtcagggCATCACAGCACCCATTGAG GCCCAGGTACGAATGAGAGGAGCTGGCTTGGGAGCCAAGGGCAGCTCCTACGGCGTCTCCACGGCGGATTCGTACAAAGACGCGGTGCGGAAAGCCATGTTCGCTCGCTTCACGGAGATGGAGTGa
- the PARP3 gene encoding protein mono-ADP-ribosyltransferase PARP3 codes for MASKRQASSSKQPDSREKKPKVEKEDDTWSSTLATLKTSAKEKPPATIDGRCPLSSAPGARVYEDYDCTLNQTNISANNNKFYIIQLLEHDGAYSVWSRWGRVGEPGQSKLMPCASLEAAKKDFEKKFREKTKNSWATRENFVAHSGKYTLIEVQPGAGQEVETTLRVDAVDGDKVCKQRVLPCTLDRATQDLVSLIFSSDMFRDAMQTMNIDVKKMPLGKLSKQQIARGFEALEELEAALREQPPQATRLEELSSRFYTIVPHNFGRARPPTINSPELLRAKKDMLLVLADIELAQSLQAQKEKEEEEKEVAHPLDQDYALLCCQLSLLDPASREYQLIQTYVMQTGHKLHILNIWQVARDGEDERFKAHELLEHRRLLWHGTSVAVVAAILRSGLRIMPHSGGRVGRGIYFASENSKSASYVGRTSKNVGIMFLSEVALGKPYRITSDDPTLREPPAGYDSVLACGRTEPDPAQDEEMLLDGKKVLVCQGKPIPMPTYKDSSFSQSEYLIYKESQCRLRYLVQLRF; via the exons ATGGCTTCCAAGCGCCAAGCTTCCTCCTCGAAGCAGCCAgacagcagggaaaagaaaCCGAAAGTGGAAAAGGAGGACGACACCTGGAGCTCCACCTTGGCAACCCTGAAAACCTCTGCCAAGGAGAAGCCGCCCGCCACGATTGATGGGCGGTGCCCGCTGAGCTCAGCACCGGGTGCCCgg GTCTATGAGGACTATGATTGCACCCTGAACCAGACCAACATCAGTGCCAACAACAACAAGTTCTACATcatccagctcctggagcacgATGGTGCCTACAGTGTCTGGAGCCGCTGGGGCCGCGTG GGAGAGCCAGGCCAGTCCAAGCTCATGCCCTGTGCCTCCCTGGAGGCTGCCAAGAAGGACTTTGAGAAGAAGTTTCGGGAGAAGACCAAGAACAGCTGGGCAACAAGGGAGAACTTTGTTGCCCACTCAGGGAAGTACACGCTCATTGAGgtgcagccaggggctgggcaggaggtggAGACTACACTCAGG GTGGATGCCGTGGATGGGGACAAGGTGTGCAAGCAGCGGGTGCTGCCCTGCACCTTGGACAGAGCCACGCAGGACCTGGTGTCCCTGATCTTCAGCAGTGACATGTTCCGGGATGCCATGCAGACCATGAACATCG ATGTGAAGAAGATGCCTCTGGGGAAGCTGAGCAAGCAGCAGATAGCAAGGGGCTTTGAGgcactggaggagctggaggcagctctgagggAGCAGCCCCCCCAGGCCACCCGCCTGGAGGAACTCTCCTCACGCTTCTACACCATCGTCCCACACAACTTTGGGCGGGCACGGCCACCCACCATCAActcccctgagctgctgcgtgCCAAGAAGGACATGCTGCTG GTGCTGGCTGACATTGAGCTTGCACAGAGCCTGCAGGCtcagaaagagaaggaggaggaggagaaagaagtTGCCCATCCACTGGATCAGGATTATGCCCTGCTGTGttgccagctctccctgcttGACCCGGCCTCCCGGGAATACCAG CTGATCCAGACCTATGTGATGCAGACTGGGCACAAACTCCACATCCTCAACATCTGGCAGGTGGCCCGAGATGGCGAG GATGAGCGTTTCAAGGCCCACGAGCTGCTGGAGCACCGGCGGCTGCTGTGGCACGGCACGAGTGTGGCGGTGGTGGCGGCCATCCTGAGGAGCGGGCTGCGCATCATGCCCCACTCCGGCGGCCGGGTGGGCAGGGGCATCTACTTTGCCTCTGAGAACAGCAAGTCAGCCAGCTATG TGGGCCGTACATCTAAGAATGTTGGCATCATGTTCCTGTCGGAGGTGGCCCTGGGCAAGCCCTACCGCATCACCAGCGACGACCCCACGCTGCGTGAGCCACCTGCTGGCTATGACAGTGTCCTGGCCTGTGGCCGCACAGAGCCGG ATCCTGCACAGGACgaggagatgctgctggatGGCAAGAAGGTGCTCGTGTGCCAGGGCAAGCCCATCCCCATGCCCACCTACAAGGACTCCTCCTTCAGCCAGAGCGAGTACCTCATCTACAAGGAGAGCCAGTGCCGGCTCCGCTACCTTGTGCAGCTCCGCTTCTGA